The sequence ACTTTCGCATACAGCTCTCTCACCCACTCTATCAATATTATCTGGAAAGCATCGAGAGAGGGATCCACAGGCCTTCTCCCGCAGGCAACCTCCAACATTAAGATACCAAAGCTGAACACATCTGCGCTAGGAGCGGCCTTTCCTGTGTTTACCAGCTCCGGTGCAATGTACCCGAGCGTACCTACCACACGAGTAGTTAGTAGGTTTCCTTTATGCTCGTACCGGCGAGCAAGCCCAAAGTCCCCCAGCTTACCATTAAGTTCAGAATCCAACAAAACGTTGCTGGATTTGATGTCTCTGTGCACTACCATTTTCTCCCACCCTTCGTGAAGATACAGCAGTCCTGCAGCAACGTCCCTCAGAATTCTGTACCTATGAACCCATGCCAGCACGCTTTCGCTATTGTCAAATATCATCTTGTCCAGGCTTCCATTTTGCATGTAGTCATACACTATGAATAACTTTGCTCCCCTCCTGCAGTAGCCTCTGATTTGTACGAGATTTCGGTGCTGTAAATGCCCCAAACTTGAAATCTCTGCAATGATTTCCTTCAGGGCTTCGTTGGCTTCTTTAAAGATGGATTTAACAGCAACTTCAAGGCCGTTAGCAGGGAGGACTCCTTTGTAAACCCGACCGAAACCTCCACAGCCCAAAACTTGTTCGtcttggaagcctttggttgcAATATGCAAGTCTTTGTACTTAAACCTGTGAGGCCAATACTCCATCTCCCATTCGTCAATATCGTCTCTGTACTTATTTCTCCTCCACCAAAATAAAGCTGCAACAACCAGAAGCAACAAGACAAGTGCCAGAGGTGTAGTAATTTCGGCTATAAGACGAGAGCTCGAATTCTTGGGCATAATGAGGGAAGGAAGATGAGATAGATCCAGCTCAGGTACGGATCCATTTGTGCTGAAGCTCCAGGCAAGGACACAGTGGTCTTCAACGATGGTTCCTGTTGCTGCAGAGAAACCAACGTACATTTCTTCTTCGAAAATGTTGGACAGATTCGTAATATTAAGAGATATAAGAGGCTCTTTCGGTCGAAGTGAACCGGCTTCTACCATTGTAACATTCAGTTGATTTTGGGTATGATTGTAGTCGATCCAAGCCTGAATATTGTGTCCACTGTTGAGATCAATTTGATGCAACTGGTTGCCAATCCTGTAGCCGGCAGGTTCAACCTTTACAGAGGTGAGGCCGTTGAGATCCATGCCGACGTAATTGTCGTTGATGTCTTGGTATTCCTCGTTGAGGGTTGTGTCGAATTCAACGGCAAACAGATGATTGGAAGGCTTGCCGACGCTGAAAATGTTGAACAAACCGACAAACTGGGCTGATGAATGTCCAACCGAAGACTTACTGGGCGTTATGATGAAAGCCATCCCCTGTCCACCGTGTGAAGGACTGGAAGAAAGAGGAACGATTGTGAATACAAAGGTGGTGCTGAATGATGAGCTCATATTTCTGGAGTTGGGATCTTTCATCCGCACAGGCTCGGTATATAAAGCTCGGCTAGacatatgttgttgtgattgatTGGTGAGGCAGATGGCACCGGAGCAGATTGAAGGATTTTCAATCTGATAAAGGGTGCAGGCATTGAATTTGTTGAAGCGGAAACTTGTGTGGGCTTGTGCTGGAAGCCATGCATTCAACGCAAGGATCACTAGGATACTCACGGACATGGGTTTCAGCTTCTATCTACAACTGAAAAAAAGGGGCTTAGAAACACTTCATAAGTTAGTTAATTTCATACTTCTTAAAATTATCTCTCACAACTTCAAATTATTTCTAAATCTTACCGTAATTTATTTGACAATGTCTTTGTTTATAAATAAGGTTTTAGATCCGCAAAATTATCAGTGATATTACATCAATATATGAGAGAAAAGACCAAGTCATCAGTGAAGTCCACAGCTCGTGTAGAGCAGGCACATCAGAGAACAAGAGTCACGGGCTGCGTGCAAGGTACAAATACAATTCAGCACTGAAGCCCACAGTTCGTGGCTGGTGTATTAATGTGACTGGAGGGGGCCTACCAATTTGTCTTCAACACCGCCTCCGTCTACTACTTCATTTTCCCTCAAGAGTTACTGTCAAGACATAAACCAATTCTTTATAGCCCGTGAACATCATCAATACAAGCacaaatttttaaattgaattaatcaactAGCAATTGTACAGTGGGTATGTCGAAGAAGTTTTGAAGGTTAATTGGGGAAATATTTTGGTTTATTAGTTGCAtctatttgtgtagtacatgaggtcaactAGTATGCCTTTTAAAAAATGAAGTTGTTTGCGCAACACAAGGTTCTATGGAGAAGTGATAGATTTAAATAGaatatgcatccacttacaagtatCATTTTAAAAATCTTTgaaggagagggatatggagaaaagagaaataaagagagagaagagagggaaatagaagagataaatatacTATGAGAGAGGGAAAGATGGTTTAAGATAAAGATAGACATGTGAATTACTATATAGAgacagatagagatagagggataaaTGGAAGaacaaatatggagagatagagataggaaggggAAGAGATATACGTATAGAGGTATAGGAAGAGGGGGAGAGATGGATAAATAGAGAGGGGGAGACATTGTTAGAGATAGATGAAAAAAATGACAATAGGGTTGTGTAATGTGGCCGatgtgtattggtgggtgaaaaatgtgtgaatgaaagatcaagaggaaaactaccctttccctccaaggagatattagagtttcactacagatttccctttAAACACTTTTCATCCAATtatattggaagaggagaggagaattcactagattcaaccttcaaagaagaagatagaattctgagtgaaatgggaatgatataAGCTAATCCCCttttcctatttgaaatggaaaggaattgattgaattatgtagtgcaagaGTGACAAAGACCCGATTATAACTTGACatcggagtatgggatgaagttgtgcatctGGATcaggcagtaatatgtcgagacgaagctgtcgtgcgaatttgaagaaaagttgcccgaaccgtggtgggaatgtacacggtcctccgaaaaatccacgaaaatgaaaagggtttttccgcctttgcaaatggagcctaaatccgaaagtatagctgcacacctgcaacctacacatagaaaagagaggaacaagggttgggattgggggtttgtctttaggtcaaaccccagttttggaataaaccaagtaatgaaagaaggtacttgcaagtagatgtaaatgaaagactgaaatgtaaatcacctcaagggaggttgtgatagcaatgttgatagaaatgtttgtgtgaaattgaatgttggaatcaatctcttcttcaatggttgaattcttgacttgaatgcaacacctagccttgaaggaagactggagaatgctcaatgctggaaaggaatgcttgaatgcttgaatactcctGAACACTTGATCATAATTTTATCCAACTTGACCAACTTACCAACTtacccaaatgagagggaaaatgcaacttaaatacatgtcaattagcaTTAAGGAAACTGATTTTCGTCATAGGCCGACATGGGGGAAGtttcctgctcactgcacaacctacaatgcatgctttaGGAAAgggcctaccccaaaatagggcagggataggggcgccatgcccctgtccttggaggaaaagggcaccactcccctatcctaggggggacaggggcgtCCTActcctttctccagggcagagtgcagaTAGGGTGGTGCGGAGGCCAAGGGATAAGTAGATTTTGAGGGTTAAGCAGTCTTCGTTCTCCGATTAGGCTATAAGATTAGATCTCACATGAGCGAGGACCCTAATGcggttgaaaattgctagggtcacaattttatgacactacatttagcccccactttagcgggagtaagAGCATATGCCAATAttgccggtaaagtacaaggaaacaagatcgaaagacttttaccatgtcaaggaggcaagatgtgccaaccCCGGGTGGACTCtagatcttacaactttgattgacaaagtgaaAGGGAAGATTAAGAAGGAAAGAACCATGACTggaagtagcaaagttcccctcactatgagtcatgaaagcaaggatactaaagattacaaagcaaaacaaaattCTCCAAGTAATtttgagtatcaagaaggaaaatatgagtggagtgtacgcccccacgttaaagtgatcgtgTGCGCCTTATCGAGAgggattgctttaaggtaggataaacccaagagagagagaagagagggagtacgttatcacaaggatttagcccccaatcgaggaataaacccaaggataatgaacacaaaacatgaggtatgaggtagtttcac is a genomic window of Cryptomeria japonica chromosome 7, Sugi_1.0, whole genome shotgun sequence containing:
- the LOC131040242 gene encoding L-type lectin-domain containing receptor kinase SIT2-like is translated as MSVSILVILALNAWLPAQAHTSFRFNKFNACTLYQIENPSICSGAICLTNQSQQHMSSRALYTEPVRMKDPNSRNMSSSFSTTFVFTIVPLSSSPSHGGQGMAFIITPSKSSVGHSSAQFVGLFNIFSVGKPSNHLFAVEFDTTLNEEYQDINDNYVGMDLNGLTSVKVEPAGYRIGNQLHQIDLNSGHNIQAWIDYNHTQNQLNVTMVEAGSLRPKEPLISLNITNLSNIFEEEMYVGFSAATGTIVEDHCVLAWSFSTNGSVPELDLSHLPSLIMPKNSSSRLIAEITTPLALVLLLLVVAALFWWRRNKYRDDIDEWEMEYWPHRFKYKDLHIATKGFQDEQVLGCGGFGRVYKGVLPANGLEVAVKSIFKEANEALKEIIAEISSLGHLQHRNLVQIRGYCRRGAKLFIVYDYMQNGSLDKMIFDNSESVLAWVHRYRILRDVAAGLLYLHEGWEKMVVHRDIKSSNVLLDSELNGKLGDFGLARRYEHKGNLLTTRVVGTLGYIAPELVNTGKAAPSADVFSFGILMLEVACGRRPVDPSLDAFQIILIEWVRELYAKVRLMDAADPNLGGECVEHEMEKVLKLGLLCCNPKPEARPAMRQVLQIIEGEACLPSLDPYEMSGESSSLYPSTGVSFGSISRSLDGR